One genomic region from Natrinema caseinilyticum encodes:
- a CDS encoding long-chain fatty acid--CoA ligase: protein MGVQLTLDKILERAVTMFPDRELVTKLPDGSTHRYTYADAYERICRLAGALDDLGLEAGDRVGVVATNHYRHFELYFGPACSGRSIHMCNMRLPDHHFVHTIDDAEDRVVFVDPGLIEKVEANADDLETVEQYVVLDDEVPETSLEPVTDYESLLAGQSTEYDWPDIDEDAEYGMCHTSGTTGLPKGVPYSHRAMYLHSIMCGHVDANQLGESDVALPVVPMFHANGWGVPYAATFVGAKQVFPSIHTDPESIAHLIADEDVTVSAAVPTIWLEMAEYLDENPEVDISNIDRLTVGGSAPPESLIRKYDEEYDAPIIQGWGMTETSPLGSLSTLRKEVEERPSDEQYAYRAKAGLPVPGMQTRVIDDDGEEVPPDGESMGELQVRSPWVTDHYHDRPDENETAFTDDGYLRTGDIATRDELGYIDIVDRDKDVIKSGGEWISSVQLENELIAHEGVSEATVIAVDHERWQERPLACVVEREGADLTESELDDHLSETFPSWWLPDAYRFISEIPKTSTGKFDKKTLRNQFDVVLEADGETEAKR from the coding sequence ATGGGAGTTCAGTTAACACTTGACAAGATCCTCGAGCGGGCGGTCACGATGTTTCCGGACCGGGAACTGGTAACGAAACTGCCCGACGGAAGCACGCATCGGTACACGTACGCCGACGCCTACGAGCGGATCTGCCGGCTCGCGGGCGCGCTCGACGACCTCGGTCTCGAGGCGGGTGACAGGGTCGGCGTCGTCGCGACGAACCACTACCGTCACTTCGAACTCTACTTCGGGCCGGCCTGCTCCGGGCGGTCGATCCACATGTGTAACATGCGCCTGCCCGACCACCACTTCGTCCACACGATCGACGACGCCGAGGACCGCGTGGTGTTCGTCGATCCGGGACTCATCGAGAAGGTCGAAGCGAACGCAGACGACCTCGAAACCGTCGAACAGTACGTCGTCCTCGACGACGAGGTCCCGGAGACGAGTCTGGAGCCGGTGACCGATTACGAGTCGCTACTGGCGGGGCAGTCGACGGAGTACGACTGGCCCGACATCGACGAGGACGCCGAGTACGGCATGTGCCACACGTCGGGAACGACGGGCCTGCCGAAGGGCGTCCCCTACTCCCACCGCGCGATGTACCTGCACAGCATCATGTGCGGTCACGTGGATGCGAATCAACTCGGCGAGAGCGACGTGGCGCTCCCCGTCGTCCCGATGTTCCACGCCAACGGCTGGGGAGTCCCCTACGCCGCGACGTTCGTCGGCGCGAAGCAGGTGTTCCCCTCGATCCACACCGATCCGGAATCGATCGCCCACCTGATCGCCGACGAGGACGTGACCGTCTCGGCGGCCGTTCCGACCATCTGGCTCGAGATGGCCGAGTACCTGGACGAGAACCCCGAGGTCGACATCTCGAACATCGACCGGCTGACGGTCGGCGGGTCCGCGCCGCCGGAGTCGCTCATCCGGAAGTACGACGAGGAGTACGACGCGCCGATCATCCAGGGCTGGGGGATGACCGAGACGTCGCCGCTGGGGTCGCTTAGCACGCTCCGGAAGGAAGTCGAGGAGCGTCCGAGCGACGAGCAGTACGCGTACCGCGCGAAGGCGGGCCTCCCCGTCCCTGGAATGCAAACCCGCGTCATCGACGACGACGGCGAGGAGGTGCCTCCCGACGGCGAGTCGATGGGGGAACTCCAGGTCCGCAGCCCCTGGGTGACCGACCACTACCACGATCGGCCCGACGAGAACGAGACGGCGTTTACCGACGACGGGTATCTCCGAACCGGCGACATCGCCACCCGCGACGAACTGGGGTACATCGACATCGTCGACCGCGACAAGGACGTCATCAAATCCGGCGGCGAGTGGATCTCGTCGGTCCAACTCGAGAACGAACTCATCGCCCACGAAGGCGTCAGCGAGGCGACGGTCATCGCGGTCGACCACGAGCGCTGGCAGGAACGACCGCTGGCCTGCGTCGTGGAGCGCGAGGGCGCAGACCTCACCGAATCGGAACTCGACGATCACCTTTCGGAGACGTTCCCCTCGTGGTGGCTGCCCGACGCCTACCGGTTCATCTCCGAAATCCCCAAGACCTCCACCGGCAAGTTCGACAAGAAGACGCTGCGCAACCAGTTCGACGTCGTC
- a CDS encoding acyl-CoA synthetase, which produces MTYDTIYEAVSDRYEAGMGWDEHAHVGDEESLNVADEALGRHADSAETGLRIRDFERGETETHTFAELAAAANRVSNYLIEHTDRGDRVGAMLPTRLELYAVVFGTIAAGRIYLPLAPMFGPDALNYRLEDSGAAALFTTTDGCAAVDGDLPALERVISIDGGSVDGAATVDDYDDVRARDDDFETVETHPNDPYSLTYTSGTTGPPKGVPTTHRGPIELYAYTEYVVDLRPDDVYLVAASPSWSYGLTMGTIMSGIRGTAIGCYRGQFDPHAFFETLEAWDVDNAMIPPTALRQSRAAGIDLDGYDVDLRVLISAGESLDEETVDWCEDGLGAPPQDAYGLTEAGMVVCNYAFDDWEVRPGSMGKVTPGEEVVLLDDDGTEVERGEVGEIAIRRDEDAHGSYWGRPEATLETFSGHWLRTGDLARRDEDGYFWYVSRADDVIISAGYRIGPAEVEETLLDHAAVEEAAVVGADHETRGQIVKAYVTLVDDHEPSSTLADELSEFARAELSKHEYPREIEFLEALPKTASGKIKRSALAE; this is translated from the coding sequence ATGACATACGATACCATATACGAGGCCGTTTCCGACAGATACGAGGCCGGAATGGGCTGGGACGAACACGCACACGTCGGCGACGAGGAATCGCTCAACGTCGCCGACGAAGCGCTGGGTCGCCACGCCGATTCCGCCGAGACTGGCCTTCGTATCCGCGATTTCGAGCGGGGCGAGACGGAGACGCACACGTTCGCGGAGCTGGCCGCGGCCGCAAATCGAGTCAGTAACTACCTGATCGAACACACCGACCGGGGTGACCGCGTCGGCGCGATGCTCCCGACGCGACTCGAGTTGTACGCCGTCGTCTTCGGGACGATCGCGGCGGGGCGGATCTACTTGCCGCTCGCGCCGATGTTCGGCCCCGACGCGTTGAACTACCGGCTCGAGGATTCGGGCGCCGCCGCGCTGTTCACGACGACCGATGGCTGTGCGGCCGTCGACGGCGACCTGCCGGCCCTCGAGCGCGTGATTTCGATCGACGGCGGATCGGTCGACGGAGCGGCGACGGTGGACGACTACGACGACGTCCGCGCCCGCGACGACGACTTCGAAACGGTCGAGACCCATCCGAACGACCCCTACTCGCTGACCTACACCTCCGGCACGACGGGGCCGCCGAAGGGGGTGCCGACGACCCATCGCGGCCCGATCGAACTGTACGCCTACACGGAGTACGTCGTCGACCTCCGCCCGGACGACGTCTACCTGGTCGCGGCGTCCCCGTCGTGGTCGTACGGGCTCACCATGGGAACGATCATGTCCGGTATCCGGGGGACGGCCATCGGCTGCTATCGCGGCCAGTTCGACCCGCACGCGTTCTTCGAGACGCTCGAGGCGTGGGACGTCGACAACGCGATGATCCCGCCGACGGCGCTCCGGCAGTCTCGAGCCGCCGGGATCGATCTCGACGGGTACGACGTCGACCTCAGGGTGCTGATCTCGGCGGGCGAGTCCTTAGACGAGGAGACCGTCGACTGGTGTGAGGACGGTCTGGGCGCCCCGCCGCAGGACGCCTACGGCCTCACCGAGGCCGGCATGGTCGTCTGCAACTACGCGTTCGACGACTGGGAGGTCCGCCCCGGAAGCATGGGGAAGGTCACGCCCGGTGAGGAGGTGGTGTTGCTGGACGACGACGGCACCGAAGTCGAGCGGGGCGAGGTCGGCGAAATCGCGATCCGTCGCGACGAGGACGCCCACGGTTCCTACTGGGGGCGTCCGGAAGCGACGCTCGAGACCTTCTCCGGGCACTGGCTTCGGACCGGCGACCTGGCGCGCCGGGACGAGGACGGCTATTTCTGGTACGTCAGTCGGGCGGACGACGTCATCATCTCGGCCGGCTACCGGATCGGCCCCGCGGAGGTCGAAGAGACGCTGCTCGATCACGCGGCGGTCGAGGAAGCCGCCGTCGTCGGGGCGGACCACGAGACGCGCGGCCAGATCGTGAAAGCGTACGTCACCCTCGTCGACGATCACGAGCCGTCGTCGACCCTGGCCGACGAACTGAGCGAGTTCGCCCGCGCGGAACTCTCGAAACACGAGTACCCTCGGGAAATCGAGTTCCTCGAGGCCCTTCCGAAGACCGCCAGCGGGAAGATCAAGCGCTCCGCCCTCGCGGAGTGA
- a CDS encoding CaiB/BaiF CoA transferase family protein — protein MRLDSVRILDLSRLLPGPYATQLLADSGADVVKVEDTDAGDYARYASPTTDRDTAALFDSVNRGKRSVALDLKSEGGTTAFYRLVEDADVVFEQFRPGVAERLGIDYETLLEYNEELVYCSLSGYGGTGPYAERAGHDLNYVGLAGLLDMTREDESMAPQIPGYQIGDLGGGLFAAFSIVGGLLSRELGNGGEYVDVAMTDVVASFSQAVAYDALTGDGPRPGETRLTGRVPWYDVYETADGRYVTLAALEPKFWRAFCEEVDREDLVAHHDTEDPAELTAVREELADLFASRSRDDWLDELSDETMTGPVCTPAEALAHPQLEARGLVERSGDAPPRVGFPAVGSNVPDSHDESVPGHGEHTADLLASVGYDDDEIDDLRGAGAIR, from the coding sequence ATGCGACTCGATTCGGTACGGATACTCGATCTGTCTCGGCTCCTTCCCGGCCCGTACGCGACGCAACTGCTCGCCGATTCGGGTGCCGACGTCGTGAAAGTCGAAGATACCGACGCGGGCGACTACGCGAGGTACGCGTCGCCGACGACCGACCGCGACACCGCCGCGCTGTTCGACAGCGTCAATCGCGGGAAGCGAAGCGTCGCGCTCGATCTCAAGTCCGAGGGAGGGACGACCGCGTTCTACCGGCTCGTCGAGGACGCGGACGTCGTCTTCGAACAGTTTCGGCCGGGCGTCGCCGAACGACTCGGGATCGACTACGAGACCCTGCTCGAGTACAACGAAGAGCTGGTGTACTGCTCGCTGTCCGGCTACGGGGGAACCGGTCCGTACGCCGAACGCGCGGGCCACGACCTCAATTACGTCGGCCTCGCCGGGTTGCTCGACATGACCCGCGAGGACGAATCGATGGCCCCGCAGATTCCGGGCTACCAGATCGGTGATCTCGGCGGCGGACTGTTCGCGGCGTTCAGCATCGTCGGCGGGCTGCTGTCGCGTGAACTGGGCAACGGCGGCGAGTACGTCGACGTCGCCATGACCGACGTGGTCGCTTCCTTTTCCCAGGCCGTCGCCTACGATGCGCTCACCGGCGATGGCCCGCGACCCGGCGAAACGAGGCTCACCGGCCGGGTTCCCTGGTACGACGTGTACGAGACCGCCGACGGGCGATACGTCACCCTCGCCGCGCTCGAGCCGAAGTTCTGGCGAGCGTTCTGCGAGGAGGTCGATCGCGAGGACCTCGTCGCACACCACGACACCGAGGATCCGGCCGAACTGACGGCCGTCCGTGAGGAACTGGCGGACCTGTTCGCGAGTCGGTCGCGGGACGACTGGCTCGACGAATTGAGCGACGAGACGATGACCGGGCCGGTGTGTACCCCGGCCGAAGCCCTGGCACACCCCCAACTCGAGGCCCGGGGACTGGTCGAGCGGTCGGGCGACGCCCCGCCGCGAGTCGGGTTTCCCGCGGTCGGGTCGAACGTCCCCGACTCTCACGACGAATCGGTGCCGGGCCACGGCGAACACACCGCCGACCTGCTCGCATCGGTCGGCTACGACGACGACGAGATCGACGACCTCCGGGGCGCGGGCGCGATCCGGTGA
- a CDS encoding ribonucleoside-diphosphate reductase, with product MATEYTPTEMMDRESRSNRYYRNAVERHWDPGEIELEQDVEHLLTDIEGEEEYDQESWYGTLNGIAKFGAGEDAVTEDLAPLGAVLDDIDDQLFITTQLYEEAKHADFFDRYWREVIWTVEDEMGWERSNPRHDRWFNEPYIELFDRNRKAQFRLLEDDTPENRAKAYCHYHLTVEGILAQTGYYGMQTSYGGEFENLPHLPGLVEGFTKIRSDEGRHVGFGMNQLKKLIAEGVDPAIIEETVDELLPLVQGITEDDRFQPDDPDERVGLEEGELAAYAIDKHTDRMRQITDAAADIPDVDELVQLESDD from the coding sequence ATGGCAACTGAGTACACGCCAACGGAGATGATGGACCGAGAGTCCAGGTCGAACCGGTACTACCGCAACGCGGTCGAACGGCACTGGGACCCCGGCGAAATCGAACTCGAGCAGGACGTCGAGCACTTGCTGACCGACATCGAGGGGGAAGAAGAATACGATCAGGAGTCCTGGTACGGGACGCTCAACGGAATCGCGAAGTTCGGCGCGGGCGAGGATGCAGTCACCGAGGACCTCGCGCCGCTCGGCGCCGTCCTCGACGACATCGACGATCAACTGTTCATCACGACACAACTGTACGAGGAGGCGAAACACGCGGACTTCTTCGACCGCTACTGGCGGGAGGTCATCTGGACGGTCGAAGACGAAATGGGGTGGGAACGATCGAACCCCCGCCACGACCGCTGGTTCAACGAGCCCTACATCGAACTGTTCGACCGCAATCGGAAAGCGCAGTTCCGGCTACTCGAGGACGACACCCCCGAGAACCGGGCGAAGGCGTACTGTCACTATCACCTCACCGTCGAGGGAATCCTCGCACAGACCGGCTACTACGGCATGCAAACTTCCTACGGCGGCGAGTTCGAAAATCTCCCGCACCTGCCGGGACTGGTCGAGGGATTCACGAAAATCCGCAGCGACGAGGGCCGCCACGTCGGCTTCGGCATGAATCAGCTCAAGAAGCTGATCGCCGAGGGCGTCGACCCCGCGATCATCGAAGAGACCGTCGACGAACTCCTCCCGCTCGTCCAGGGGATCACCGAAGACGATCGGTTCCAGCCCGACGACCCCGACGAACGCGTCGGCCTCGAGGAAGGAGAACTCGCCGCCTACGCCATCGACAAGCACACCGACCGGATGCGACAGATCACCGACGCCGCGGCCGACATTCCCGACGTCGACGAACTGGTGCAACTCGAGAGCGACGACTGA
- a CDS encoding APC family permease, producing MSGGASGESDRLTSSIGIVGVLALLVGNAISVPIFVLPGPLAEAAGPALVLAIVLASIPASFVVLYNALLGSAMPVAGGLYVYISRLTAPYWGFLVPFTIPLVAWASLLVTATGFAEYTRIFFDVPSMLLIYVLLAFVLLVNVIGLRLVAQVQLVFFVGLVAVLLTFIVPGAGAIETANYTPFFPDYGEFGLAVVALFYPFLGFGLLVELGEEIDNPRRTIPLVLGLGIGIVALFYVALIAVLIGVVPYTQLGSEADLALAASRFLPWWGEYVIAAGAIFAVVTTVNTTLLVFSRTLMRASRDGILPASLSRIHPRFDTPHYAVIVLGVPPFLLVPLANDIVGLSVFIGLASLTAYFFCAIGLWNLPREFPDHYANAPFRLRRYRGLLAAVLGGAVVTAAFWVVTLLQEPVVGVVLIGWFAVAYVYYRYRLGKTDRIETYRTMTSLEGHERVDGNGGERGVD from the coding sequence ATGAGCGGAGGGGCCAGCGGCGAATCTGACAGGCTCACCTCGAGTATCGGCATCGTCGGTGTGCTGGCGCTGCTCGTCGGCAACGCGATTTCGGTGCCGATATTCGTGCTGCCGGGACCGTTGGCGGAAGCGGCCGGTCCGGCGCTCGTGTTGGCGATCGTGCTTGCGTCGATTCCCGCGAGCTTCGTGGTCCTGTACAACGCGTTGCTGGGATCGGCAATGCCGGTCGCCGGCGGATTGTACGTCTATATCTCGCGTCTCACGGCACCCTACTGGGGGTTCCTGGTCCCGTTTACGATCCCACTCGTCGCGTGGGCGTCGTTGCTCGTGACCGCGACCGGTTTCGCCGAGTACACGCGCATCTTTTTCGACGTGCCGTCGATGCTGCTCATCTACGTCCTGCTCGCGTTCGTGTTGCTCGTCAACGTGATCGGTCTCAGGCTGGTCGCACAGGTCCAGCTCGTCTTCTTCGTCGGCCTCGTGGCGGTTTTGCTGACGTTCATCGTTCCCGGTGCCGGCGCGATCGAGACCGCCAATTACACGCCGTTTTTCCCTGATTACGGGGAGTTCGGTCTCGCCGTGGTCGCGCTGTTCTATCCGTTTCTCGGGTTCGGGTTGCTCGTCGAACTCGGTGAGGAGATCGACAATCCGCGTCGAACGATCCCGCTCGTGCTCGGACTCGGCATCGGAATCGTGGCGCTGTTTTACGTGGCGCTCATCGCCGTTCTGATCGGCGTCGTTCCGTACACGCAACTTGGATCCGAAGCGGACCTCGCGTTGGCCGCCTCTCGGTTCCTCCCGTGGTGGGGAGAGTACGTCATCGCTGCGGGTGCGATCTTCGCGGTGGTCACCACCGTGAACACGACACTGCTCGTCTTCTCCCGGACACTGATGCGTGCGAGTCGCGACGGGATCCTCCCCGCATCGCTCTCGCGAATTCACCCGCGATTCGACACGCCACATTACGCGGTCATCGTTCTCGGCGTGCCGCCGTTTCTGCTCGTCCCACTCGCGAACGACATCGTCGGTCTCTCCGTGTTTATCGGACTCGCCAGCCTCACCGCGTACTTCTTCTGTGCGATCGGTCTCTGGAATCTCCCACGAGAGTTTCCCGACCACTACGCCAACGCCCCGTTCCGCCTTCGGCGCTACCGCGGCCTCCTCGCTGCGGTCCTCGGCGGTGCCGTCGTCACCGCCGCGTTCTGGGTGGTCACGCTCCTCCAGGAACCCGTCGTCGGCGTCGTTCTCATCGGCTGGTTCGCCGTCGCGTACGTCTACTACCGCTACCGACTCGGAAAGACGGATCGGATCGAAACGTACCGGACGATGACCTCGCTCGAGGGCCACGAGCGCGTCGACGGAAACGGTGGCGAACGCGGCGTCGATTGA
- a CDS encoding 3-hydroxyacyl-CoA dehydrogenase family protein, whose translation MAQQSAAVVGGGIMGAGIAQVLARNGYDVSVREINEELVDEARERYVSGNYGLDDAVEGGYLSPDERDEIVDRVTFTTDLDAATDDTDFVIEAVTEDLAIKGQVFRDLDEVTDSQPLYSNTSGFSVTSIANAVSDPSRVAVTHFFNPVPVMAMVEIVRAPETDDAVVERAEELVDELGKTSVTIDDDPGSYGFIANRCYGAMREEAQKIVDEGIATEAQVDKALEDGYNLPVGPFSLRGIGEEWD comes from the coding sequence ATGGCACAACAGAGTGCTGCCGTCGTCGGAGGCGGCATCATGGGCGCCGGTATCGCACAGGTACTCGCACGAAACGGCTACGACGTCTCGGTTCGTGAGATCAACGAGGAACTGGTCGACGAAGCCCGAGAACGGTACGTTTCGGGCAATTACGGACTCGACGATGCCGTCGAAGGCGGCTATCTTTCCCCCGACGAGCGCGACGAAATCGTAGACCGGGTCACGTTCACGACCGATCTCGACGCCGCGACCGACGACACCGATTTCGTTATCGAGGCGGTGACGGAGGACCTCGCTATCAAGGGCCAGGTGTTTCGCGATCTCGACGAGGTCACGGACAGTCAGCCGCTGTACTCGAACACGAGCGGGTTCTCGGTGACCTCGATCGCCAACGCCGTCTCCGACCCGTCACGAGTCGCCGTGACCCACTTCTTCAATCCGGTTCCCGTCATGGCCATGGTCGAGATCGTCCGGGCCCCGGAGACGGACGACGCGGTCGTCGAGCGCGCCGAGGAACTCGTCGACGAACTCGGCAAGACGAGCGTTACGATCGACGACGATCCCGGGTCCTACGGGTTCATCGCCAATCGATGCTACGGCGCGATGCGCGAAGAGGCCCAGAAGATCGTCGACGAAGGCATCGCAACCGAAGCGCAGGTCGACAAAGCGCTCGAGGACGGCTACAATCTCCCCGTCGGTCCGTTCTCGCTGCGGGGCATCGGCGAGGAGTGGGACTGA
- a CDS encoding enoyl-CoA hydratase/isomerase family protein, whose product MDESLDTVLVSYDEETGVGTLTMNRPDALNALSAQLRADIVAGLRLLEEQNEGADGVALRAVVLEGAGEKAFCAGADIGGFSSDSAGGSSDRTHYDVIRDFPTPVIAKIDGYCLGGGLETALACDFRLATEDSTFGFPEVNLGILPGAGGVQYVTKLAGPAVAKELAMFGDHISAERAADEGIVDRVFDSDEFDDEVEEFVSGLTGQAPLAVQAIKKSAQMAVQSGLNEGLRYDRQLFVELLNTEDHAEGAAAFAEDRDPEFEGK is encoded by the coding sequence ATGGACGAATCACTGGACACCGTCCTGGTATCGTACGACGAAGAAACCGGCGTCGGCACGCTCACGATGAACCGACCGGACGCGCTGAACGCGCTTTCTGCCCAGCTCAGAGCGGACATCGTCGCCGGACTACGGCTCTTAGAGGAGCAAAACGAGGGCGCCGACGGCGTCGCGCTGCGCGCCGTCGTGCTCGAGGGGGCCGGCGAGAAGGCCTTCTGCGCCGGCGCGGATATCGGCGGCTTCTCGTCGGACTCGGCGGGCGGATCGTCCGATCGGACCCACTACGACGTCATCCGGGACTTCCCGACGCCGGTCATCGCGAAAATCGACGGCTACTGTCTGGGCGGCGGCCTCGAGACCGCACTGGCCTGTGACTTCCGACTGGCGACCGAGGACAGCACGTTCGGCTTCCCGGAAGTCAACCTCGGTATCCTCCCGGGTGCGGGTGGCGTTCAGTACGTCACGAAACTGGCCGGTCCCGCCGTCGCGAAGGAACTGGCCATGTTCGGCGACCACATCTCGGCTGAGCGTGCCGCCGACGAGGGAATCGTCGATCGGGTCTTCGACTCGGACGAGTTCGACGACGAAGTCGAGGAATTCGTCTCCGGGCTCACCGGACAGGCGCCGCTGGCCGTCCAGGCGATCAAGAAGTCCGCGCAGATGGCGGTTCAGTCCGGCCTGAACGAAGGACTGCGATACGACCGGCAACTGTTCGTGGAACTGCTCAACACGGAAGACCACGCCGAGGGGGCAGCGGCGTTCGCCGAGGACCGCGATCCGGAGTTCGAGGGCAAGTAA
- a CDS encoding anthranilate phosphoribosyltransferase, translating to MAQATQEFGDWPLKRLMTEVVGSGPKSADDMTREQAREAFQRILAGEPDATTLGAFWLANRWKRNTPEELAAYTDVMREESVVTAEPNCDPVDCGANYDGKHTSAVLGVGAGIVAAAAGTPVVVHSGDRVPTQKATAYKHVLDELGVRTDLEPEESAGMVDETGFGFYYQPAFNPGIQALYDRRDEMGVRTFVNTVETVANPANADVHLGSFYHLAFAKKLTDTISESEQLAFSRAIFFQGMEGYDDIRPGYTKVAEWEDDADSLEDYEIETATYGMEMESEDLAVDDVTADSATITEEVLAGTREDHFADAIALNGAFRMYARQDVDSLDEGLERARAVVADGSAQAVLEELRSF from the coding sequence ATGGCGCAGGCAACCCAGGAATTCGGCGACTGGCCGCTCAAGCGGCTGATGACCGAGGTCGTCGGTTCCGGTCCGAAGTCGGCCGACGACATGACGCGCGAGCAGGCTCGAGAAGCGTTTCAGCGCATTCTGGCGGGCGAGCCCGACGCGACGACCCTCGGTGCGTTCTGGCTGGCCAACCGCTGGAAGCGAAACACCCCCGAGGAGTTGGCGGCGTACACCGACGTCATGCGCGAGGAGTCGGTCGTCACCGCAGAGCCGAACTGCGATCCGGTCGATTGCGGGGCGAACTACGACGGCAAGCACACCTCCGCCGTCCTCGGCGTCGGGGCCGGTATCGTCGCCGCCGCGGCGGGAACGCCCGTCGTCGTCCACTCCGGTGACCGCGTCCCCACACAGAAAGCCACCGCGTACAAGCACGTCCTCGACGAACTCGGCGTTCGAACCGACCTCGAGCCCGAAGAAAGCGCCGGAATGGTCGACGAGACCGGCTTCGGGTTCTACTACCAGCCCGCGTTCAACCCCGGAATCCAGGCCCTCTACGACCGGCGCGACGAGATGGGCGTCCGGACGTTCGTCAACACCGTCGAAACCGTCGCGAACCCGGCGAACGCCGACGTCCACCTGGGTTCGTTCTACCACCTGGCGTTCGCGAAGAAACTGACCGACACGATCTCCGAGAGCGAACAGCTCGCGTTCTCCCGCGCCATCTTCTTCCAGGGGATGGAAGGCTACGACGACATCCGTCCCGGCTACACGAAGGTGGCCGAGTGGGAGGACGACGCCGACTCGCTCGAGGATTACGAGATCGAGACCGCAACCTACGGCATGGAGATGGAAAGCGAGGACCTCGCGGTCGACGACGTGACCGCCGACTCGGCGACGATCACCGAAGAGGTCCTCGCCGGAACCCGCGAGGACCACTTCGCGGACGCGATCGCACTCAACGGCGCGTTCCGGATGTACGCCCGCCAGGACGTGGACAGTCTGGACGAGGGACTCGAGCGGGCCCGCGCGGTCGTCGCCGACGGCAGCGCGCAGGCCGTCCTCGAGGAACTCCGGTCGTTCTGA
- a CDS encoding Lrp/AsnC family transcriptional regulator, which produces MSGLSVDWRETIDDADAALIDGYQSGFPVTERPFRRVGAAIGLEESAAVDRVRALKEAGIVRRFGAVLNPPVIGSSTLAAVQAPDDRFDEVASIVNEYRQVNHNYARDHEWNMWFVVTAGSQDRRDEILAEIESRTGCTVLDLPMLTDYYIDLEFPVVNGDRFARESAVPQSAESGAGTPASDDSPGQRTDSSATRISEAATGDFTALEAELLLEIQDGFPLSATPYRDIAERAGYAVEDVLAAIERLLSSGCIKRIGCVINHVVTGFDANCMVVWDVPDEKLDEWGERAGGLPYVTLCYHRPRRPELDWPYNLFTMIHGRDPEAVDEKIDELAADYLPVDNERLYSTETLKQTGARYDELVGR; this is translated from the coding sequence ATGAGTGGCCTGTCGGTGGACTGGCGCGAGACGATCGACGATGCGGACGCGGCGCTGATCGACGGCTATCAGAGCGGTTTTCCCGTCACGGAGCGCCCGTTCCGTCGCGTCGGTGCTGCCATCGGACTCGAGGAATCGGCCGCGGTCGACCGCGTTCGCGCGCTGAAAGAGGCGGGGATCGTCCGCCGGTTCGGTGCCGTTCTCAACCCACCCGTGATCGGGTCGTCGACGCTCGCCGCCGTTCAGGCTCCGGACGACCGGTTCGACGAGGTCGCGTCGATAGTCAACGAGTACCGGCAGGTCAACCACAACTACGCCCGCGACCACGAGTGGAACATGTGGTTCGTCGTCACGGCCGGGTCCCAGGACAGGCGCGACGAAATCTTGGCGGAGATCGAATCCCGGACCGGCTGTACGGTCCTCGATTTGCCGATGCTGACCGACTACTACATCGACCTCGAGTTCCCTGTCGTCAACGGCGACCGCTTCGCCCGGGAGAGCGCCGTTCCGCAGTCCGCGGAATCGGGAGCCGGGACCCCCGCGAGCGACGACTCCCCCGGTCAGCGCACCGACTCGTCGGCGACCAGGATCAGCGAGGCGGCGACGGGCGACTTCACCGCGCTCGAGGCGGAGTTGCTGCTCGAGATTCAAGACGGGTTCCCGCTGTCGGCGACGCCCTACCGCGACATCGCCGAACGCGCCGGATACGCCGTGGAGGACGTTCTCGCGGCCATCGAACGGCTTCTCTCGAGTGGCTGCATCAAGCGGATCGGCTGCGTGATCAACCACGTCGTCACCGGGTTCGACGCCAACTGTATGGTCGTCTGGGACGTCCCGGACGAGAAGCTCGACGAGTGGGGAGAGCGAGCCGGCGGCCTCCCGTACGTGACGCTCTGTTACCACCGCCCCCGCAGGCCGGAGCTCGACTGGCCGTACAACCTGTTTACGATGATACACGGACGGGATCCCGAAGCCGTCGACGAGAAGATCGACGAACTGGCAGCGGACTATCTCCCCGTCGACAACGAACGGCTCTACTCGACCGAGACGCTCAAACAGACGGGCGCGCGGTACGACGAACTGGTCGGCCGGTAG